The Ignavibacteriales bacterium genome has a segment encoding these proteins:
- a CDS encoding MFS transporter translates to MLNRIISFFKTGQDKPLLDDENQIKKIYESKRWSVFISLILGYGFFYTCRLGLSVAKKPILDAGVLNISEMGIIGSVLLYVYAVGKFANGMLSDRANIKRFMSFSLFISAIVNIVFGFTNLFVGFVILWGINGWFQSIGSAPSVVSICQWYSNKERGTRYGIWAGAHNIGEGLTFVGTAFLVSTFGWRAGFVGPGIICLFVAFVLYHTLADRPQTYGLPHVADYKQDYSAGKPIQENVGKLQRMVLKNPYVWILGLSSALMYVTRYAINNWAILYLQESKNYELMNSSFIMGAYPIMGFIGASFSGFLSDKLFNSRRNIPTLFYGIIQTSGVVMLFMVPPGHVWLDTIAMGMFGFGVGGLIVFLSGLIAIDITPKATAGTVKGLIGMFSYIGAATQDWISGFLIDSTKVMVNNKAVYSFDNAFYFWIGASVVSMILALFVWNVKPQE, encoded by the coding sequence ATGTTGAATAGAATCATTTCGTTCTTTAAAACTGGTCAAGATAAACCTTTACTTGATGATGAAAATCAGATAAAAAAGATATATGAATCAAAGCGATGGAGTGTTTTCATTTCATTAATACTTGGTTATGGATTCTTCTATACATGCAGGCTTGGTCTTTCAGTAGCAAAAAAACCGATTTTAGATGCTGGTGTTCTTAATATTTCTGAGATGGGTATTATAGGTTCAGTGCTATTATATGTCTATGCAGTTGGAAAGTTTGCTAATGGAATGCTGTCTGATCGGGCGAATATAAAACGTTTTATGTCTTTCTCTCTTTTTATTTCGGCAATTGTGAATATAGTTTTTGGTTTTACAAATCTTTTTGTCGGGTTCGTAATACTATGGGGCATAAATGGATGGTTTCAGTCAATCGGCTCGGCGCCAAGTGTTGTTTCAATTTGTCAATGGTATAGTAATAAAGAGAGAGGCACAAGATATGGTATATGGGCGGGTGCTCACAATATCGGCGAGGGCTTGACGTTTGTTGGTACCGCGTTTTTGGTCAGTACTTTTGGATGGAGAGCCGGGTTCGTTGGTCCCGGCATCATATGTCTTTTTGTTGCTTTTGTTCTTTATCATACCTTGGCAGATAGACCTCAGACATACGGCTTGCCCCATGTTGCGGATTATAAACAAGATTATTCTGCGGGAAAGCCGATACAAGAAAATGTCGGAAAACTTCAGAGGATGGTGCTGAAAAATCCTTATGTATGGATTCTCGGATTAAGCAGCGCACTCATGTATGTTACAAGATATGCGATAAATAACTGGGCAATATTATATTTACAAGAATCAAAAAATTATGAGCTAATGAATTCTAGCTTTATCATGGGTGCATACCCAATCATGGGTTTTATAGGTGCATCATTTTCTGGTTTTCTTTCTGATAAGCTATTTAACTCTAGAAGAAATATCCCTACGCTATTTTATGGAATTATTCAAACCAGCGGTGTGGTGATGCTTTTTATGGTTCCACCCGGACATGTCTGGCTCGATACAATAGCTATGGGAATGTTTGGCTTTGGTGTCGGCGGATTAATTGTATTTCTTTCCGGGTTAATAGCTATCGATATTACTCCAAAAGCTACTGCCGGAACAGTAAAAGGTCTTATCGGAATGTTCAGCTACATCGGGGCAGCTACCCAAGATTGGATTAGTGGTTTTCTAATTGACAGCACTAAAGTAATGGTGAATAACAAAGCCGTTTACAGTTTTGATAATGCTTTTTACTTTTGGATTGGCGCCTCTGTTGTATCTATGATACTGGCTTTATTTGTATGGAATGTAAAACCTCAAGAATAA
- a CDS encoding glycerophosphodiester phosphodiesterase family protein yields MKKIIQFFICFILFTSIVKSQELPLRGICAHRGASETHPENTLAAITEAVNLGAHMIEFDVRATKDNELVIIHDATVDRTTNGKGKIDQLTLAEIKLLDAGGWKDVKFKGEKIPTFEEVLQIIPKNIWMNIHIKGGVLAAEKVARIITESGCIFNSIIACGDEEMKAVKMINPKIKICYMERGNSTDDYVKGAIEVKANSIQLTAEAFSDITNYVSTLKKHGISVNYYYAKSKDELKTLLEAGVDFPLVNDVKDMLQEAAIFGIELNKK; encoded by the coding sequence ATGAAAAAGATTATCCAGTTCTTTATTTGCTTTATACTTTTTACCTCAATTGTTAAATCGCAAGAATTACCCTTAAGAGGAATTTGTGCGCACCGCGGTGCTTCCGAAACTCATCCTGAAAATACGCTTGCCGCAATTACTGAAGCTGTAAATCTAGGTGCGCATATGATTGAATTCGATGTACGAGCAACTAAAGACAATGAATTAGTAATTATCCACGATGCGACAGTTGATAGAACAACAAATGGAAAGGGGAAAATTGATCAGCTAACATTGGCAGAAATTAAATTGCTCGATGCCGGAGGTTGGAAAGACGTTAAATTTAAAGGTGAAAAAATTCCTACTTTCGAAGAAGTATTACAAATCATCCCTAAAAATATTTGGATGAATATTCATATAAAGGGGGGTGTCTTAGCGGCAGAGAAAGTTGCACGCATTATTACGGAATCAGGTTGCATCTTCAATTCTATTATTGCTTGTGGCGATGAAGAAATGAAAGCCGTAAAAATGATTAATCCGAAGATAAAAATATGTTATATGGAAAGAGGAAACTCTACGGATGATTATGTGAAAGGGGCGATTGAAGTAAAAGCCAATTCTATTCAGCTTACTGCTGAAGCATTTTCTGATATCACTAATTATGTTAGTACATTAAAAAAACACGGAATAAGTGTAAATTATTATTACGCGAAATCTAAAGATGAATTGAAAACATTACTGGAAGCAGGTGTAGATTTCCCTCTAGTTAACGATGTAAAAGACATGCTTCAAGAGGCGGCCATTTTTGGAATTGAATTGAACAAAAAATGA